One stretch of Natronobacterium gregoryi SP2 DNA includes these proteins:
- a CDS encoding NADH-quinone oxidoreductase subunit N: MFPIELAGWTALAPPLLLAATALVLFLVDSISPRSSSRSLLAGTTVAGSLVSLAVAVWFTAAGVGTPGMDGGRGVITLFDGQFVVDGMALFFMIVVAIVTALVAVASYDYMDGHAYQAEYYSLMVLAATGMSLMAAANSLVTIFIALELASLPSYALVSILKDNRGSVEAGLKYFLIGALSSAIFVYGISLVYGVTGHLQLDLIAEEIVVLAGEGAGYGGLLGLGILLLIGGFAFKTASVPFHFWAPEAYEGAPAPISAFLSSASKAAGFVIAFRVFTTAFPLEPTAALIGVDWTVAFVILAIVTMTVGNFAAATQDKVKRMLAYSSIGHAGYALIGLAGLTADGGELVMGAAMMHLLVYGFMNTGAFLFVALAEHWGVGRTFEDYNGLGQRAPVACVALAIFMFSLAGIPPLGGFWSKYFLFTGAISVGSAAMLAVAAALVVNSALSLYYYSRLVKAVWIEEPIVERDALAQPTGLYAAIVFAAVMTVVLLPGFGPVVETAIDAAAYVI, translated from the coding sequence ATGTTTCCCATCGAACTCGCCGGATGGACGGCACTCGCGCCGCCGCTGTTACTCGCGGCGACGGCGCTCGTGTTGTTCCTCGTAGACAGCATCTCGCCCCGTTCGTCGAGCCGTAGCTTGCTCGCGGGCACGACAGTTGCCGGCTCGCTCGTGTCGCTTGCCGTCGCCGTCTGGTTTACCGCCGCAGGCGTCGGCACGCCGGGCATGGACGGCGGTCGTGGCGTCATCACGCTGTTCGACGGCCAGTTCGTCGTCGACGGGATGGCGTTGTTCTTCATGATCGTCGTCGCAATCGTCACCGCCCTGGTAGCCGTCGCGAGCTACGACTACATGGACGGCCACGCCTACCAGGCCGAGTACTACTCGCTGATGGTACTCGCCGCAACCGGGATGTCGCTGATGGCAGCCGCTAACAGCCTCGTGACGATCTTCATCGCACTCGAGTTGGCGAGCCTGCCGTCGTACGCACTCGTTTCGATCCTGAAAGACAACCGCGGTAGCGTCGAGGCCGGCCTGAAGTACTTCCTCATCGGCGCGCTGTCGTCGGCGATTTTCGTCTACGGGATCTCGCTCGTCTACGGTGTGACCGGTCATCTGCAACTCGACCTGATCGCCGAAGAAATCGTCGTTCTCGCCGGCGAGGGTGCCGGCTACGGTGGCCTGCTCGGGCTCGGTATCCTGCTGCTCATCGGCGGGTTCGCGTTCAAGACCGCGAGCGTCCCGTTTCACTTCTGGGCTCCGGAAGCTTACGAGGGCGCGCCCGCTCCGATCAGTGCCTTTCTCTCCTCGGCGTCGAAGGCTGCCGGCTTCGTGATCGCGTTCCGCGTGTTCACGACGGCGTTCCCGCTCGAGCCAACCGCCGCACTGATCGGCGTCGACTGGACGGTCGCGTTCGTCATCCTCGCGATCGTGACGATGACTGTCGGGAACTTCGCCGCCGCGACACAGGACAAGGTCAAGCGGATGCTCGCGTACTCGTCGATCGGCCACGCTGGCTACGCACTGATAGGTCTCGCGGGCCTCACCGCCGACGGTGGTGAACTCGTCATGGGTGCGGCGATGATGCACCTGCTGGTCTATGGCTTCATGAACACGGGTGCGTTCCTGTTCGTCGCACTCGCGGAACACTGGGGCGTCGGTCGCACCTTCGAGGACTACAACGGCCTCGGACAACGCGCACCGGTCGCCTGCGTCGCCCTGGCGATCTTCATGTTCAGCCTCGCAGGCATCCCGCCGCTCGGTGGGTTCTGGAGCAAGTACTTCCTCTTTACCGGTGCGATCAGCGTCGGTAGCGCCGCGATGCTTGCAGTCGCGGCTGCACTCGTGGTAAACAGCGCACTCTCGCTGTATTACTACTCGCGGCTGGTCAAGGCCGTCTGGATCGAAGAGCCGATCGTCGAACGCGACGCCCTGGCACAGCCGACCGGCCTCTACGCCGCGATCGTCTTCGCGGCCGTGATGACGGTCGTCTTGCTGCCTGGTTTCGGTCCCGTCGTCGAGACGGCGATCGACGCGGCAGCGTACGTGATCTGA
- a CDS encoding complex I subunit 4 family protein — translation MMIETLIAVTLIGAAVTFVAPNRVAGKLAFAISLVPATLSLWLFSAFDGSGNALLEGDLAFESQMEWLQLSEYTISWFVGVDGISLPLVVLTTILTTLAIVSSWTPIDERESQFYGLVLFIEANLIGVFAALDFFVWFIFWEAVLIPMYLLIGIWGGPRRKYAAIKFFVYTNVASLLMFGAFIALVFALPEVTTFALPEVATAMLNGGPESLFGVAGTTLASLVFVAMFVGFAVKVPVVPFHTWLPDAHVEAPTPASVLLAGVLLKMGTYALLRFNFTMFPDQVEAYAVPIAAIAVISVIYGALLALAQTDLKRIVAYSSVSSMGYVILGLIAYTQFGVGGATFQMVSHGLISGLMFMAVGVLYNATHTRMVTDMSGMADRMPVAVGILVAGAFGYMGLPLMSGFAAEYFIFFGSFGADFPYAPILTALAMFGIVLVAGYLLFAMQRAVFGPYNLETDYEVSPAPLHDVVPMFVLLGLIIALGVAPDLIFEMITDAVDPILENGGEL, via the coding sequence ATGATGATCGAAACACTGATCGCGGTCACGCTGATCGGCGCAGCAGTTACGTTCGTCGCACCGAACCGGGTCGCTGGCAAACTCGCGTTCGCGATCAGCCTGGTGCCTGCCACGCTCAGCCTGTGGCTGTTCTCGGCGTTCGACGGCAGTGGCAACGCCTTGCTCGAGGGCGATCTCGCCTTCGAGTCCCAGATGGAGTGGCTCCAGCTGAGCGAGTACACGATTTCGTGGTTCGTCGGCGTAGACGGCATCAGTCTGCCACTGGTCGTGCTGACGACGATCCTGACGACGCTTGCGATCGTGAGTTCGTGGACGCCGATCGACGAGCGCGAGTCCCAGTTTTACGGGCTCGTGCTCTTTATCGAGGCGAATCTGATCGGCGTCTTCGCCGCACTGGACTTTTTCGTCTGGTTCATCTTCTGGGAGGCTGTCCTCATCCCGATGTACCTGCTGATCGGTATCTGGGGCGGCCCACGCCGGAAGTACGCGGCGATCAAGTTCTTCGTCTACACGAACGTCGCCTCGCTACTGATGTTCGGTGCCTTTATTGCGCTGGTGTTTGCGCTGCCCGAGGTCACGACGTTTGCGCTGCCCGAGGTCGCGACGGCGATGTTGAACGGCGGGCCGGAGTCGCTGTTCGGCGTCGCCGGCACGACGCTCGCGTCGCTGGTGTTCGTTGCGATGTTCGTCGGCTTCGCGGTGAAGGTACCTGTCGTTCCGTTCCACACGTGGCTGCCGGACGCCCACGTCGAGGCACCGACCCCGGCGTCGGTGCTGCTGGCTGGCGTCCTGCTGAAGATGGGGACCTACGCCCTGCTCCGGTTCAACTTCACCATGTTCCCGGACCAGGTCGAAGCCTACGCCGTGCCGATCGCGGCAATCGCCGTCATCAGCGTCATCTACGGGGCCTTGCTCGCGTTAGCACAGACGGACCTCAAGCGGATCGTCGCCTACTCGTCGGTCTCGTCGATGGGCTACGTCATCCTCGGGCTGATCGCGTACACCCAGTTCGGGGTCGGTGGTGCGACCTTCCAGATGGTCAGCCACGGTCTGATCTCCGGGCTGATGTTCATGGCGGTCGGCGTCCTCTACAACGCCACTCACACCCGGATGGTCACGGACATGTCCGGGATGGCAGACCGAATGCCCGTCGCCGTCGGCATTCTCGTGGCCGGCGCGTTCGGCTACATGGGACTGCCGCTGATGAGTGGCTTTGCGGCCGAGTACTTCATCTTCTTCGGCTCGTTCGGTGCTGACTTCCCGTACGCGCCGATCCTCACGGCACTCGCGATGTTCGGCATCGTACTAGTCGCAGGCTACCTGCTGTTTGCCATGCAGCGTGCCGTCTTCGGACCGTATAACCTAGAAACCGACTACGAGGTGAGTCCGGCACCACTGCACGATGTCGTACCGATGTTCGTGCTGCTCGGACTCATCATCGCACTTGGGGTCGCCCCCGACCTGATATTCGAGATGATAACCGACGCAGTCGATCCGATCCTCGAGAACGGAGGTGAACTGTAA
- the nuoL gene encoding NADH-quinone oxidoreductase subunit L, with the protein MEGVFSYAPAIAAFPLVAFVIALAFGKSLPKKGALAGIFATLGSLVLSALMLVAVASGEVYHETLYEWAIGETPSGVGGIEFTFGILIDPLSALMLVIVSLVAFLVHVFSLGYMNAEGETGLPRYYAGLGLFTFSMLAFVFADNLLMAFMFFELVGLCSFLLIGFWFRTRSAPSAAKKAFLVTRFGDYFFLIGVVAIAATFGTLQFAGDGSFVAAAEAALDGTGEAWTPAGIGIENWVTLTGLLVLGGVIGKSAQFPLHTWLPDAMEGPTTVSALIHAATMVAAGVYLVARMFGYYALSPTALAIIAFVGGFTALFAATMGVVKDDIKQVLAYSTISQYGYMMLGLGVGGYVAGVFHLMNHAFFKALLFLGAGSVIVIMHHEQDMWKMGGLKDKAPVTYYTFLAGALALAGIIPFSGFWSKDEILFDAMIVGLEEPVIMAAYAMGLLAVFFTGFYTFRMVFLTFHGEPRSETAEDPHPVGWSIKAPLIVLGVLALVAGIANLAPVAKLTGLDITFLEFWLDGEYGAVEGLTYSAYGELLAYETGVVGSEQLTVALAAGLSLLLAFSGAGVAWKLYNVPEPTAHKEKLGSVGDLVEDNYYQDEYQVWLAEGLTLPFSRAADRFDQTVIDGVVDGVSTASLFGGDRVKRIQTGLVTNYAALLVGGFIALLVVLGLYGGWFL; encoded by the coding sequence ATGGAAGGTGTATTCAGCTACGCTCCGGCGATAGCGGCGTTCCCGCTCGTGGCGTTCGTGATTGCCCTGGCCTTTGGCAAGTCTCTGCCGAAGAAAGGGGCGCTCGCGGGCATCTTCGCGACGCTTGGCTCACTCGTGCTGTCCGCGTTGATGCTGGTTGCCGTCGCGAGCGGCGAAGTGTATCACGAGACGCTCTACGAGTGGGCGATCGGCGAGACCCCGTCGGGAGTCGGCGGGATCGAGTTCACGTTCGGCATCCTGATCGATCCGCTGTCGGCCCTGATGCTCGTAATCGTCTCGTTGGTCGCCTTCCTGGTCCACGTCTTCAGCCTCGGGTACATGAACGCCGAGGGCGAGACCGGGCTGCCGCGGTACTACGCCGGGCTCGGCCTCTTTACGTTCAGCATGCTCGCGTTCGTCTTCGCGGACAACCTGCTGATGGCGTTCATGTTCTTCGAACTGGTGGGACTGTGTTCGTTCCTGTTGATCGGGTTCTGGTTCCGCACCCGTTCGGCCCCCTCGGCAGCGAAGAAGGCGTTCCTGGTCACTCGCTTCGGGGACTACTTCTTCCTGATCGGGGTCGTCGCAATCGCGGCCACGTTCGGCACGCTGCAGTTCGCCGGTGACGGATCGTTCGTCGCGGCCGCCGAAGCCGCTCTCGACGGCACCGGCGAGGCCTGGACGCCTGCCGGAATCGGGATCGAAAACTGGGTGACCCTCACCGGACTCCTCGTGCTCGGGGGCGTCATCGGTAAATCCGCACAGTTCCCGCTGCACACCTGGCTCCCCGACGCGATGGAAGGGCCGACCACCGTCTCCGCGCTCATCCACGCGGCGACGATGGTCGCGGCCGGCGTCTACCTGGTCGCCCGAATGTTCGGCTACTACGCACTGTCACCGACTGCACTCGCGATCATCGCCTTCGTCGGTGGCTTTACCGCCCTGTTCGCGGCGACGATGGGCGTCGTCAAAGACGATATCAAGCAGGTGCTCGCCTACTCGACGATTAGCCAGTACGGCTACATGATGCTCGGTCTCGGCGTCGGCGGCTACGTCGCCGGAGTCTTCCACCTGATGAACCACGCCTTCTTCAAGGCCTTGTTGTTCCTGGGTGCCGGCTCCGTCATCGTCATCATGCACCACGAACAGGACATGTGGAAGATGGGCGGCCTGAAAGACAAGGCCCCCGTCACCTACTACACGTTCCTCGCCGGCGCGCTCGCGCTTGCAGGAATTATCCCGTTCTCGGGCTTTTGGTCCAAAGACGAGATCCTGTTCGACGCGATGATCGTCGGCCTCGAGGAGCCAGTGATCATGGCCGCCTACGCGATGGGACTGCTCGCGGTCTTTTTCACTGGCTTCTACACGTTCCGGATGGTCTTCCTGACCTTCCACGGTGAACCGCGATCCGAGACTGCCGAGGACCCACACCCGGTCGGCTGGTCGATCAAGGCGCCACTGATTGTACTCGGCGTACTCGCACTCGTCGCGGGGATCGCCAACCTCGCGCCGGTCGCCAAGCTCACCGGACTGGACATCACGTTCCTCGAGTTCTGGCTCGACGGCGAGTACGGTGCCGTCGAGGGGCTGACCTACAGCGCCTACGGTGAACTGCTCGCCTACGAAACCGGCGTCGTCGGCTCCGAACAGCTCACGGTCGCGCTCGCGGCCGGGCTCTCCCTGCTGCTTGCCTTCTCCGGTGCTGGCGTCGCCTGGAAGCTGTACAACGTCCCCGAACCGACCGCACACAAGGAGAAACTCGGCTCGGTCGGTGACCTCGTCGAAGACAACTACTACCAAGACGAGTACCAGGTCTGGCTCGCGGAAGGACTAACACTGCCGTTCTCTCGAGCGGCCGATCGCTTCGATCAGACCGTCATCGACGGCGTCGTCGACGGCGTTTCGACGGCGAGTCTCTTCGGCGGTGATCGGGTGAAACGCATCCAGACCGGTCTCGTGACGAACTACGCGGCCCTGCTCGTTGGCGGATTCATCGCCTTACTGGTCGTTCTCGGACTCTACGGAGGGTGGTTCCTATGA
- the nuoK gene encoding NADH-quinone oxidoreductase subunit NuoK, whose translation MSVGVGIEYYVLLSMGLFCIGLFGILTRRNALMFLMSVELMLNAANINLIAFALYHGNLTGQVFSLFVIGLAAAEVAVGLGIILVLYRNFRDVDVTVPTTMRW comes from the coding sequence ATGAGCGTCGGCGTGGGGATCGAGTACTACGTGTTGCTGTCGATGGGGCTGTTCTGTATCGGCCTCTTTGGCATCTTGACGCGTCGCAACGCACTGATGTTCCTGATGTCCGTCGAGTTGATGTTGAACGCGGCTAACATCAACCTGATCGCGTTCGCGCTCTATCACGGCAATCTCACCGGTCAGGTGTTCTCGCTTTTCGTGATCGGGCTCGCTGCCGCCGAGGTCGCCGTCGGACTCGGGATCATCCTGGTGCTGTATCGCAACTTCCGTGACGTCGATGTCACGGTTCCGACGACGATGAGGTGGTAA
- a CDS encoding NADH-quinone oxidoreductase subunit J, protein MMDTLAFALFAFVTLASAGGVVLLKDPWHSALMLGVALLSIAVHYVMLAAEFVAMMQVLVYVGGVLILITFAVMLVQRNEPESTSPTDSNADEVVQP, encoded by the coding sequence ATGATGGACACACTCGCGTTCGCGCTGTTTGCGTTCGTGACCCTCGCCAGTGCTGGCGGGGTCGTGTTGCTAAAAGACCCCTGGCACTCGGCGCTCATGCTGGGCGTGGCGTTGCTCAGCATCGCGGTCCACTACGTGATGCTGGCGGCAGAGTTCGTCGCCATGATGCAGGTCCTCGTCTACGTGGGCGGGGTCCTCATTCTCATCACGTTCGCCGTGATGCTCGTCCAGCGTAACGAGCCAGAGAGCACGAGTCCGACGGATTCGAACGCCGACGAGGTGGTACAGCCATGA
- a CDS encoding NuoI/complex I 23 kDa subunit family protein, with amino-acid sequence MIGLLKSMATTMKHALDGSTFTVEYPKTAPDVSPRFRGVHKFSQERCIWCRQCENVCPNDTIQIVMDDKRNGEQYNLHIGQCIYCRLCEEVCPVDAILLTQNFEFTGDTKHDLVYNKEQLKSVPWYKDIDPLESREPDRGAWIGEGKGEVDYQ; translated from the coding sequence ATGATCGGACTACTCAAGTCGATGGCAACCACGATGAAACACGCATTGGACGGCTCTACCTTTACGGTAGAGTACCCGAAGACCGCACCGGATGTCTCGCCACGGTTCCGTGGCGTCCACAAGTTCAGCCAGGAACGGTGTATCTGGTGTCGGCAATGTGAAAACGTCTGTCCGAACGATACGATTCAGATCGTGATGGACGACAAGCGAAACGGCGAACAGTACAACCTCCACATCGGACAGTGTATCTACTGTCGGCTCTGTGAGGAGGTCTGTCCCGTCGACGCTATTCTACTGACACAGAACTTCGAATTCACTGGTGACACCAAACACGATCTGGTCTACAACAAAGAGCAACTGAAGTCGGTACCGTGGTACAAAGACATCGATCCGCTCGAGTCACGCGAACCCGATCGGGGTGCGTGGATCGGTGAGGGGAAAGGAGAGGTGGACTACCAATGA
- a CDS encoding complex I subunit 1/NuoH family protein: MTGTTIPLQNDTVLLPELVDDLLGLSEFGVAGEFLAAFIAAFIVGNLMLAMTGVAGPWAKRKITATFTDRIAVNHLGPGGILIIVADAVRLLSKENIIPENADRPAYDLAPIVVAGSALLGFAVIPMGSGVHLADPEVGLVYVFAVAGIASIGLVMAGYASGNKYSLLGGLRAVAQNVAYEIPLVVTGMSVVLFAGSLQMSEIVAVQNETTLFTIPGLEWAIPAWFALVNPFAFVLFLIANFAEVGRNPFDMPEAPAELVAGYQTEYSSVYFVLIYLGEFLHIFLGGAIIATIFLGGPAGPVLPEIVWFIIKIWAVFFLTQWLRSAVPRVRIDQLIEIGWKGLLVLSFANLFLTAAIVGVIA, encoded by the coding sequence ATGACCGGAACGACGATCCCACTGCAAAACGACACGGTGTTGCTACCCGAACTCGTCGACGACCTGCTCGGACTGAGCGAGTTCGGCGTCGCCGGCGAGTTCCTCGCGGCATTTATTGCTGCCTTCATCGTCGGCAACCTGATGCTCGCGATGACTGGCGTCGCCGGCCCCTGGGCAAAACGAAAGATCACGGCCACGTTCACCGACCGGATCGCGGTCAACCATCTCGGGCCGGGTGGCATTCTGATTATCGTCGCCGACGCGGTTCGACTCCTCTCGAAAGAGAACATCATTCCCGAGAACGCCGACCGACCGGCCTACGACCTCGCACCGATCGTGGTTGCGGGTTCTGCACTGCTTGGCTTCGCCGTCATCCCGATGGGGAGTGGCGTCCACCTCGCCGACCCCGAGGTCGGCCTCGTGTACGTCTTTGCGGTTGCCGGTATCGCGTCGATCGGTCTGGTGATGGCCGGCTACGCATCGGGTAACAAGTACTCGCTGCTGGGTGGCCTTCGTGCGGTCGCACAGAACGTCGCTTACGAGATTCCGCTGGTCGTCACCGGGATGTCGGTCGTGCTCTTTGCGGGATCGCTCCAAATGAGCGAGATCGTCGCCGTCCAAAACGAGACGACCCTGTTTACGATCCCCGGCCTCGAGTGGGCGATCCCAGCGTGGTTCGCGCTAGTGAACCCGTTCGCGTTCGTGTTGTTCCTGATCGCGAACTTCGCCGAGGTCGGACGGAACCCCTTCGACATGCCCGAAGCGCCGGCGGAACTCGTCGCCGGCTACCAGACCGAGTACTCCTCGGTCTACTTCGTGCTGATCTATCTCGGGGAGTTCCTCCACATCTTTCTCGGGGGCGCGATCATCGCGACGATTTTCCTCGGCGGTCCCGCGGGTCCCGTCCTGCCGGAGATCGTCTGGTTTATCATCAAGATCTGGGCGGTGTTCTTCCTGACCCAGTGGCTCCGCTCGGCAGTGCCACGGGTCAGAATCGACCAACTAATCGAAATCGGCTGGAAGGGGTTGCTCGTCCTGTCGTTTGCTAACCTCTTCCTGACCGCGGCAATCGTTGGGGTGATCGCATGA
- a CDS encoding NADH-quinone oxidoreductase subunit D: MSTLEETPDAEDVRALESVIGDRILARDDHENAPGFVVNPDEVQSVLSDLKEEAGYDHLSCVTAQQYEDRYESIYHLKKYDDASDEVSVVVPTTREDPVSESADPVFRTADWHEREAYDLVGIEYADHPDLRRILLPETWQGHPLSDDYDQNKPQIVTLAEHENPLQDDHHDAESDTMFLNVGPHHPATHGVLHVKTVLDGETIADIEPDIGYLHRCEEQMCQQGTYRHQIMPYPDRWDYVSAGLLNEWAYARAIEDLADIEVPEYAQVIRTMGAELCRIASHMLALGTFALDVYGEFTAIFMYTFRDREIVQDILEELTGQRMMFNYFRVGGVAWDLPEPREEFIEQARDFLDELPAKVAEYNDMVTSNEIFQARCIDTGVLEPEVAKDYGVTGPVARGSGVDYDLRRDDPYGHYENVEWDVVTRDGCDNYARVLTRMEEVEESAKIIEQCLDLLEDWPEDERTVQANVPRTLKPDADAEIYRAVEAAKGELGIYIRSDGTDKPGRFKIRSPCFSNLQALPEMTEGEYIPDLIASLGSLDIVLGEVDR; encoded by the coding sequence ATGAGCACGCTAGAGGAGACGCCGGATGCCGAAGACGTTAGGGCCCTCGAATCCGTGATTGGGGACCGCATACTCGCGCGAGACGACCACGAGAACGCACCCGGATTCGTCGTCAATCCTGACGAAGTCCAGAGTGTCCTCTCGGATCTCAAAGAGGAGGCCGGCTACGATCATCTCTCTTGTGTCACCGCACAGCAGTACGAGGACCGGTACGAGTCGATCTACCACCTCAAGAAGTACGACGACGCAAGCGACGAGGTCAGCGTCGTCGTGCCGACGACCCGTGAGGACCCGGTAAGCGAGAGCGCGGACCCGGTGTTCCGGACCGCGGACTGGCACGAGCGAGAGGCCTACGACCTGGTCGGTATCGAGTACGCCGATCACCCAGATCTACGGCGTATTCTCCTGCCCGAAACCTGGCAGGGCCATCCGCTGTCGGACGACTACGACCAGAACAAACCACAGATCGTCACGCTGGCAGAACACGAGAACCCGCTCCAGGACGACCACCACGACGCCGAGTCGGACACGATGTTCCTGAACGTCGGTCCACACCACCCGGCGACCCACGGTGTGCTCCACGTCAAGACGGTTCTCGACGGCGAGACGATCGCCGACATCGAGCCCGACATCGGCTACCTCCATCGCTGTGAGGAACAGATGTGCCAGCAGGGGACCTACCGTCACCAGATCATGCCCTACCCTGACCGGTGGGACTACGTCTCGGCCGGACTGCTCAACGAGTGGGCGTACGCGCGGGCAATCGAAGATCTGGCGGACATCGAGGTTCCCGAGTACGCACAGGTCATCCGGACGATGGGGGCCGAACTCTGCCGGATCGCCTCGCACATGCTCGCGCTCGGAACCTTCGCGCTGGACGTCTACGGCGAGTTCACCGCGATATTTATGTACACGTTCCGCGATCGAGAGATCGTCCAGGACATCCTAGAGGAGCTGACCGGGCAGCGGATGATGTTCAACTACTTCCGCGTCGGCGGCGTCGCCTGGGATCTGCCCGAACCCCGCGAGGAGTTCATCGAGCAGGCGCGAGACTTCCTCGACGAACTCCCGGCGAAGGTCGCCGAGTACAACGACATGGTCACCTCGAACGAAATCTTCCAGGCCCGGTGTATCGACACCGGCGTCCTAGAACCCGAGGTGGCCAAAGACTACGGCGTTACGGGACCGGTCGCTCGCGGCTCGGGTGTCGACTACGACCTCCGGCGGGACGACCCGTACGGCCACTACGAGAACGTAGAGTGGGACGTCGTCACTCGAGATGGCTGTGACAACTACGCACGCGTTCTCACGCGGATGGAGGAGGTCGAAGAGTCGGCCAAGATCATCGAGCAGTGTCTCGATTTGCTCGAGGACTGGCCCGAGGACGAACGGACGGTACAGGCAAACGTCCCCCGGACGCTGAAGCCGGACGCCGACGCGGAGATCTACCGTGCAGTCGAGGCTGCGAAAGGCGAACTCGGGATCTACATCCGCTCGGACGGCACCGACAAGCCCGGTCGGTTCAAGATCCGGAGCCCGTGCTTCTCGAACCTACAGGCACTACCGGAGATGACCGAAGGGGAGTACATTCCCGACCTGATCGCGTCGCTGGGTAGCCTCGACATCGTGCTCGGGGAGGTGGATCGATGA
- a CDS encoding NADH-quinone oxidoreductase subunit B, protein MSSDEPRQTIHGSTAPSTDTRDSRIGEGVDDRFNSKLREAFGASPFILTKFDQFMNWVRGNSMFMLQFGIACCSIEMIHTYAIKHDVDRYGAGVPRASPRQADVMIVPGTIVSKFGPRMKRVYDQMPEPKFVVGMGSCTISGGPFQEGYNVVKGAEEIIPIDIHVPGCPPRPEALIYGILKLQERIQNGESAPVVVKPYELERFGDLEQDELVQKLAAEIDEDDLVMRYNWADSP, encoded by the coding sequence ATGAGTAGCGACGAACCACGACAGACGATACACGGCAGCACAGCGCCGTCGACGGACACCCGCGACTCACGGATCGGCGAGGGCGTCGACGATCGCTTCAACTCGAAGCTTCGGGAAGCGTTCGGCGCGTCACCCTTTATCCTCACCAAGTTCGACCAGTTCATGAACTGGGTGCGTGGAAACTCGATGTTCATGCTGCAGTTCGGGATCGCTTGCTGCAGCATCGAGATGATTCACACGTACGCGATCAAACACGACGTCGACCGCTACGGGGCTGGTGTGCCGCGTGCCTCGCCGCGACAGGCTGACGTCATGATCGTCCCCGGAACGATCGTCTCGAAGTTCGGGCCGCGCATGAAACGCGTCTACGATCAGATGCCCGAACCCAAGTTCGTCGTCGGAATGGGGTCGTGTACGATCTCTGGCGGTCCGTTTCAGGAGGGGTACAACGTCGTCAAGGGGGCCGAGGAGATCATCCCGATCGACATCCACGTCCCGGGCTGTCCGCCACGACCCGAGGCGCTTATCTACGGAATCCTCAAACTGCAAGAACGAATCCAGAACGGTGAATCAGCGCCCGTCGTCGTCAAGCCCTACGAACTCGAGCGCTTTGGCGACCTCGAACAGGACGAACTGGTACAGAAGCTTGCAGCAGAGATCGACGAGGACGACCTCGTCATGCGGTACAACTGGGCTGATTCGCCATGA
- a CDS encoding NADH-quinone oxidoreductase subunit A: MNDWIAIGALALVGLLIPLGMMVVSYLLRPSVPETNKRATYESGEVPTGGTRVRFNIQYYMVALLFLVFDIETVLLFPWAVVYLDAVESDAVSLLEILGPMAAFVAILLVGLAWAWRNGAVQWAKTPRQVDTEREL; encoded by the coding sequence ATGAACGACTGGATAGCAATCGGGGCGCTCGCGCTCGTGGGACTACTGATACCCCTCGGTATGATGGTGGTGTCGTACCTTCTGCGCCCGAGTGTGCCCGAGACGAACAAACGTGCCACCTACGAGAGTGGCGAGGTTCCGACCGGCGGAACGCGCGTCCGGTTTAACATCCAGTACTACATGGTTGCGCTTTTGTTTCTCGTCTTCGATATCGAGACCGTCCTGCTGTTCCCGTGGGCGGTCGTGTACCTGGATGCGGTCGAATCGGACGCCGTTTCGCTACTCGAGATCCTCGGACCGATGGCGGCGTTCGTTGCCATCCTGCTCGTCGGACTCGCGTGGGCGTGGCGTAACGGCGCAGTACAGTGGGCAAAAACACCACGACAGGTGGACACGGAGCGTGAACTATGA
- a CDS encoding AIR carboxylase family protein, producing MSESVSDLTDRLYREADQDRPDEETPDIGIVMGSDSDLETMLTGGKRRGAYDAFVDELDFVEQTDYADPPAERFTFETYVTSAHRTPDLMTAYAETAEDRGLEVVIAGAGGKSADLPNMAASIAYPLPVIGVPVQEKSVDSVIGMPTGAPLVAVDAGKSFNAALSAAQILARQHDEVRERLVASHDGLREEVATVSRQLHDEGTLAFSERK from the coding sequence ATGAGCGAGAGCGTCAGCGACCTCACTGATCGACTGTATCGCGAGGCAGACCAGGATCGGCCCGACGAGGAGACGCCCGACATCGGGATCGTCATGGGCAGCGATTCGGACCTCGAGACGATGCTGACTGGCGGGAAACGCCGCGGGGCCTACGACGCATTCGTGGACGAACTCGACTTCGTCGAACAGACCGACTACGCTGACCCGCCAGCGGAGCGGTTTACGTTCGAGACGTACGTCACTTCGGCACATCGGACGCCGGATCTGATGACGGCCTACGCCGAGACGGCCGAGGATCGTGGCCTCGAGGTCGTCATCGCGGGTGCGGGCGGGAAGTCCGCCGACCTGCCGAACATGGCGGCTTCGATCGCGTATCCGCTACCGGTGATCGGCGTCCCGGTCCAGGAGAAGTCCGTCGACAGCGTGATCGGGATGCCTACGGGCGCGCCGCTGGTCGCCGTCGACGCCGGCAAGTCGTTCAACGCCGCGCTCTCGGCCGCCCAGATTCTTGCGCGCCAACACGACGAGGTTCGCGAGCGACTCGTCGCTTCTCACGATGGACTTCGCGAGGAAGTTGCCACAGTATCACGACAGTTACACGACGAGGGAACACTCGCGTTCAGTGAGCGTAAGTAG